Proteins found in one Homalodisca vitripennis isolate AUS2020 chromosome 4, UT_GWSS_2.1, whole genome shotgun sequence genomic segment:
- the LOC124359826 gene encoding 40S ribosomal protein S13, which yields MGRMHAPGKGISQSALPYRRSVPTWLKLSPEDVKDQIYKLAKKGLTPSQIGVILRDSHGVAQVRFVTGNQILRIMKAMGLAPDLPEDLYYLIKKAVAIRKHLERNRKDKDSKFRLILVESRIHRLARYYKTKSVLAPNWKYESSTASALVA from the exons ATGGGTCGTATGCATGCACCTGG AAAGGGTATATCCCAATCTGCTCTGCCATATCGAAGAAGTGTCCCGACTTGGTTGAAACTTTCACCAGAAGATGTTAAAGATCAGATTTACAAACTTGCAAAGAAAGGGCTGACTCCATCTCAAATTG gtgTTATTCTACGAGATTCTCATGGAGTAGCACAGGTGCGATTTGTCACTGGAAATCAGATTTTAAGAATTATGAAGGCCATGGGATTAGCCCCAGATCTACCAGAAGATCTTTACTACCTTATCAAAAAGGCAGTTGCGATCAGAAAACATCTAGAAAGAAACAG GAAAGACAAAGATTCCAAGTTCCGTCTCATTCTTGTTGAATCGAGAATTCATCGACTGGCTCGATACTACAAGACCAAATCCGTGTTAGCTCCCAACTGGAAATACGAATCAAGCACGGCTTCAGCACTTGTTGCCtga